A stretch of Coleofasciculaceae cyanobacterium DNA encodes these proteins:
- the cysS gene encoding cysteine--tRNA ligase: protein MTLTVYNTLTRSKSAFQTIEENKVRMYCCGITVYDYCHLGHARTCLVWDVVRRYLQWSGYAVNYVQNFTDIDDKILNRARQEGTSMEAVAEKYIAAYFEDMARLGVGQADAYPRATHTLDGIKRLVYELEQKGFAYPTQGDVYYAVQKFPEYGKLSGRKLDDMQAGASGRVGVEDSEGSKKQYPFDFALWKAAKAGEPAWESPWGNGRPGWHIECSAMVREMLGETIDLHVGGGDLTFPHHENEIAQSEAVTGKPLANYWLHNGMIIVEGKKMSKSLGNFITIRELLDKYDPMAVRLFILQAQYRKPVDFTEEALTTATSSWETLKEGLLFGHQYGKQLGFTHADLQDEVLVSRFKLAVDDDFNFAGGLAVLFEIAKNLSKEGNILVHQGTIKTDAQQLAQQWQTLTTLAAILGFEAKTEKASSDAEELKDSEIEALVQQRNEARKNKNYTQSDRIRDELQARGISLIDKPGRVTIWNRD from the coding sequence ATGACCTTAACCGTATACAATACCCTCACCCGTAGTAAATCAGCGTTTCAGACCATTGAAGAGAATAAGGTGCGAATGTATTGCTGTGGCATCACTGTCTATGACTATTGCCACCTTGGTCATGCGAGGACTTGTTTAGTTTGGGATGTGGTGCGTCGTTATTTACAGTGGAGTGGCTACGCAGTAAATTATGTTCAGAACTTTACCGATATTGACGATAAAATTCTCAACCGCGCTAGGCAAGAAGGAACATCAATGGAGGCGGTTGCCGAGAAGTATATCGCTGCTTATTTTGAAGATATGGCTAGGTTGGGAGTAGGTCAAGCAGATGCCTATCCCCGCGCTACACATACTCTAGATGGAATTAAGCGTCTGGTTTATGAATTAGAACAAAAAGGTTTTGCTTACCCTACGCAGGGGGATGTTTACTATGCGGTGCAAAAGTTTCCTGAATACGGCAAATTGTCGGGCAGGAAACTTGATGATATGCAGGCGGGTGCTAGCGGTAGAGTCGGTGTAGAAGATTCCGAGGGTAGTAAAAAACAGTATCCCTTTGATTTTGCCCTTTGGAAAGCAGCCAAAGCAGGTGAACCAGCCTGGGAGTCTCCTTGGGGTAATGGTCGTCCTGGCTGGCATATAGAATGTTCGGCAATGGTGCGAGAAATGTTAGGGGAAACAATCGATCTTCATGTTGGTGGTGGAGATTTAACTTTTCCGCATCATGAAAATGAGATTGCTCAATCTGAGGCGGTAACAGGTAAACCCTTAGCTAATTACTGGCTGCATAACGGTATGATTATTGTAGAAGGGAAAAAGATGTCTAAGTCTTTAGGCAACTTTATTACCATCCGCGAGTTGCTCGATAAATACGATCCGATGGCGGTGCGGTTGTTTATTCTCCAAGCTCAATATCGCAAGCCTGTAGATTTTACCGAAGAAGCACTAACTACCGCTACCAGTAGTTGGGAAACTTTAAAAGAAGGTTTATTATTTGGTCATCAGTATGGCAAACAGTTAGGTTTTACTCATGCTGATTTGCAGGATGAAGTATTAGTAAGCAGGTTTAAATTAGCCGTAGACGATGACTTTAACTTTGCCGGTGGTTTGGCTGTTCTGTTTGAGATTGCTAAAAACCTGAGCAAGGAAGGTAATATTTTGGTTCATCAAGGGACGATCAAAACTGATGCTCAACAATTAGCGCAACAGTGGCAAACTTTGACTACATTAGCCGCAATTCTAGGCTTTGAAGCTAAGACAGAAAAAGCTAGTAGTGATGCAGAAGAATTAAAGGACTCGGAAATTGAAGCCTTGGTGCAGCAGCGCAACGAAGCTAGAAAAAATAAAAATTATACCCAAAGCGATCGCATTCGGGACGAATTACAAGCCCGAGGTATTAGCTTAATTGATAAACCTGGAAGAGTAACAATTTGGAATCGCGATTAA
- the ilvA gene encoding threonine ammonia-lyase, biosynthetic, producing MKSDYLERILNARVYDVAQESPLEYASILSARLNNQLLLKREDMQSVFSFKLRGAYNKMAQLPPDVLQQGVIAASAGNHAQGVALAAQYLKTTAFIVMPVTTPQVKIDAVNARNATVVLRGDTYDDACAYARQLCQQKNLTFIHPFDDPDVIAGQGTIGMEILRQYQQPIHAIFVAIGGGGLIAGISAYIKRLRPEIKIIGVEPVDADAMYRSMKAGYRVCLPRVGLFADGVAVREVGEETFRLCQDYVDEIILVDTDDTCAAIKDVFQDTRSILEPAGALAIAGAKAYVERENITGETLVAIACGANMNFDRLRFVSERAEFGERREAIFAVTIPEERGSFRKFCECIGKRNLTEFNYRISDDHKAYIFVGIQIQNRADAASIVTTFEEQGFETIDLTDDELAKMHLRHMVGGRSPLSENELLYRFEFPERPGALMKFLSCMSPNWNISLFHYRNNGADYGRIAVGMQVPPDEMTQWQKFLNSMGYRYWDESSNPSYKLFLS from the coding sequence ATGAAATCCGACTACTTGGAGAGGATTCTCAACGCTCGTGTTTATGATGTTGCTCAAGAATCGCCTTTGGAATATGCGTCTATTTTATCAGCCAGACTAAATAACCAGCTGCTATTAAAACGAGAAGATATGCAGTCGGTATTCTCCTTTAAACTACGGGGTGCGTATAACAAAATGGCGCAACTGCCGCCTGATGTTCTGCAACAGGGAGTGATTGCAGCCTCTGCGGGAAACCATGCTCAAGGTGTGGCTCTAGCTGCTCAATATTTAAAAACAACGGCATTTATTGTCATGCCCGTAACTACTCCCCAGGTAAAGATAGATGCGGTAAACGCTCGTAACGCAACTGTAGTTTTGCGGGGTGATACTTATGATGATGCTTGCGCCTATGCTCGACAACTATGTCAACAAAAAAATTTGACTTTTATCCATCCCTTTGACGATCCTGATGTGATTGCGGGGCAGGGAACAATCGGCATGGAAATTTTACGGCAATACCAGCAGCCAATACACGCGATTTTTGTGGCAATTGGTGGTGGTGGGTTAATTGCGGGAATTTCGGCATATATCAAGCGTTTACGCCCAGAAATTAAGATTATTGGGGTAGAACCCGTGGATGCTGATGCAATGTATCGCTCGATGAAAGCAGGATATCGAGTTTGTTTACCCAGAGTGGGTTTGTTTGCCGATGGCGTGGCGGTACGAGAAGTGGGGGAGGAAACATTCCGTCTTTGTCAAGATTATGTAGATGAAATTATCTTAGTGGATACGGATGACACCTGTGCTGCAATTAAAGATGTATTTCAAGACACACGCTCTATTTTAGAACCCGCTGGCGCATTAGCGATCGCTGGAGCTAAAGCCTATGTAGAACGGGAAAATATTACAGGAGAAACTTTAGTAGCGATCGCCTGTGGTGCAAATATGAACTTCGATCGTTTGCGGTTTGTCTCGGAAAGGGCGGAATTTGGTGAACGTCGCGAGGCAATCTTTGCGGTGACTATTCCCGAAGAGAGGGGCAGTTTTCGTAAGTTCTGTGAGTGTATTGGTAAGCGTAATCTGACTGAGTTTAACTATCGTATTTCTGATGATCACAAAGCTTATATTTTTGTCGGCATCCAAATTCAAAATCGCGCTGATGCTGCTTCGATAGTAACTACTTTTGAGGAGCAAGGATTTGAAACTATCGATCTAACTGATGACGAACTGGCTAAGATGCACCTGCGTCATATGGTAGGAGGGCGATCGCCTCTATCAGAAAATGAGCTACTGTATCGTTTTGAATTTCCCGAACGTCCAGGGGCATTAATGAAGTTTCTCAGCTGTATGAGTCCCAACTGGAACATTAGTCTATTTCACTATCGCAATAATGGTGCAGACTATGGACGCATTGCCGTAGGAATGCAGGTTCCTCCTGATGAAATGACCCAATGGCAAAAGTTTCTTAACTCGATGGGTTATCGTTATTGGGATGAAAGCTCTAATCCCTCTTATAAATTATTCCTGAGTTGA
- a CDS encoding carbon dioxide-concentrating mechanism protein CcmK, which translates to MSQQHAVGVIQTLGFPAVLAASDAMLKAGRVTLVYFDKGESGTFVIAIRGPISEVRASMEAGLKAAENTFGGEVTTHYTVPNPPENVVTVLPIAYTEEVEQFRF; encoded by the coding sequence ATGTCTCAACAACACGCGGTAGGCGTAATCCAAACTTTAGGTTTTCCTGCTGTTTTAGCTGCTTCTGATGCGATGTTAAAAGCTGGTCGCGTCACTCTAGTTTATTTTGACAAGGGAGAAAGCGGTACTTTTGTCATTGCGATTCGCGGTCCAATTTCTGAAGTAAGAGCGTCGATGGAAGCGGGATTAAAGGCAGCGGAAAATACTTTTGGTGGAGAGGTAACAACACACTATACTGTTCCTAATCCTCCTGAAAATGTGGTTACGGTCTTGCCCATTGCTTATACCGAAGAAGTAGAGCAATTTCGCTTCTAG